From Cryptomeria japonica unplaced genomic scaffold, Sugi_1.0 HiC_scaffold_396, whole genome shotgun sequence, a single genomic window includes:
- the LOC131871339 gene encoding aspartic proteinase nepenthesin-1-like: protein MERSKLLGFVVLICFTIPTISCSSDRLFSGWPKSSSDENVKIRVNMTRRSERELGFSERLGLAVDRSKKRMKKIEALIRGQLDAETPVEVGDGEFLMSVALGTPSVSFEAIVDTGSDLIWTQCKPCKDCFSQPTPIFDPSKSPTFSTIPCGDSLCDALGSTQTGCNPDCTFMYQYGDGSFTSGDLAYETLSIGSSKVKGIAFGCGHDNEGQGFSQGGGLVGLGRGGLSLISQLGSKAENMFSYCLLPITDSSSQTSPLFFGEGASLSGGAKTLPLIKSSIIPTFWYIPITGITLNGKALDIPPGTFDLQSDGSGGMIIDSGTTVTILDQAAYSPLKEAIQSAIDLTPVDGSSTGLDLCYHTSSAHLTLPTLVFNFKGGVDYELPADNFFIQASENLLCLAMLGEPSGNPSIFGNIQQQNFHILYNNAQNTLSFKPTKCDSL, encoded by the coding sequence atggagCGTTCAAAGCTGTTGGGTTTTGTGGTCTTGATATGCTTTACTATTCCAACGATATCATGTTCTTCGGACAGACTGTTTAGTGGTTGGCCGAAGTCTAGCAGcgatgaaaatgtaaaaataaggGTGAATATGACGCGCAGATCAGAGAGAGAGTTGGGTTTTTCTGAGAGATTGGGTTTGGCTGTGGATCGAAGTAAGAAGCGAATGAAGAAGATAGAGGCATTGATAAGAGGGCAATTAGACGCTGAAACGCCCGTTGAAGTAGGGGATGGAGAATTTCTGATGAGCGTTGCACTGGGAACGCCCTCTGTGAGCTTCGAAGCGATTGTGGACACGGGGAGCGATCTGATTTGGACTCAGTGCAAGCCTTGCAAGGACTGCTTCTCTCAGCCTACGCCAATCTTCGACCCCTCCAAGTCCCCCACATTTTCCACAATTCCCTGCGGTGATTCTCTTTGTGACGCCTTGGGGAGTACGCAAACCGGATGCAATCCAGATTGTACCTTTATGTATCAGTATGGCGATGGTTCCTTCACCAGCGGCGACCTGGCTTACGAGACATTGTCAATTGGGAGCAGCAAGGTTAAAGGCATTGcatttggatgcgggcatgacaacGAAGGACAAGGATTCTCTCAGGGTGGTGGCCTTGTGGGACTGGGAAGAGGTGGTCTCTCCCTTATCTCACAGCTGGGTTCCAAAGCAGAGAACATGTTCTCTTACTGTCTTTTGCCCATCACCGACTCTTCTTCACAAACCAGCCCCCTCTTTTTCGGCGAGGGTGCTTCCTTGAGCGGAGGAGCCAAGACTCTCCCACTCATCAAGAGCAGTATCATTCCCACTTTCTGGTACATTCCTATTACAGGAATcaccctcaatggtaaggcactagATATTCCTCCTGGAACTTTCGATCTGCAATCGGACGGCAGCGGAGGTATGATCATCGACTCCGGAACCACTGTTACCATCCTGGACCAGGCTGCCTACTCTCCTCTTAAGGAAGCAATTCAGTCCGCCATTGATCTCACTCCTGTAGACGGCTCTTCTACAGGTTTGGATCTTTGTTACCACACATCATCCGCTCACCTCACCTTGCCAACCCTCGTCTTCAACTTCAAAGGCGGCGTGGATTACGAGCTTCCGGCAGACAACTTTTTCATTCAGGCATCTGAAAATCTCTTGTGCCTGGCAATGTTGGGTGAACCATCGGGGAATCCTTCCATCTTCGGAAACATACAGCAGCAAAACTTCCATATCCTTTACAACAATGCTCAGAACACGCTCTCTTTCAAGCCCACTAAGTGTGATTCTCTTTaa